A region of Rhodothermales bacterium DNA encodes the following proteins:
- a CDS encoding phospholipase: protein MSEESPDRTVIGPHAGQPVLRAGRLVDADRALILVHGRYATAQSMLPLVDVLKLDGWLTVAPQADGGTWYPESFLAPIEQNEPYLSSALDLLDAVVESIIEESIDPAAIALLGFSQGACLALEYAARSSRRLGGVVGLSGGLIGPPGTQFDYAGGRDSLRVFLGCSDVDPHIPVERVRETERVFRSLGADVTAEIYTGMGHTIVAAELEQTGRLLASIGSARTQGKDPL from the coding sequence ATGTCTGAGGAATCTCCCGACCGGACGGTGATCGGGCCCCACGCCGGTCAGCCCGTGCTCCGAGCCGGTCGCCTGGTCGATGCAGATCGGGCACTTATTCTTGTTCACGGACGCTACGCAACGGCACAGAGCATGCTGCCACTTGTCGACGTGCTGAAGCTGGACGGATGGCTGACGGTTGCTCCGCAGGCCGACGGAGGTACGTGGTATCCCGAATCATTTCTCGCTCCGATTGAGCAGAACGAACCGTACCTGAGTTCAGCGCTCGATCTGCTGGATGCCGTGGTCGAGTCGATCATCGAAGAGTCTATCGACCCGGCCGCCATTGCGCTGCTTGGTTTTTCACAGGGAGCCTGTCTCGCGCTCGAGTACGCCGCCCGCAGTTCGCGTCGGCTCGGTGGTGTTGTCGGGCTGAGCGGCGGCCTTATCGGACCACCCGGAACGCAATTCGACTACGCCGGTGGGCGTGATTCGCTGCGCGTCTTTCTGGGCTGCAGTGACGTCGATCCGCATATCCCCGTCGAGCGGGTACGGGAAACAGAGCGCGTGTTCCGGTCGCTGGGCGCAGACGTAACCGCCGAGATCTACACGGGCATGGGCCATACAATCGTTGCCGCTGAACTCGAGCAGACAGGACGTCTGCTGGCCTCAATCGGGTCAGCCAGGACCCAGGGAAAGGACCCTTTGTGA
- a CDS encoding 9-O-acetylesterase: MLHKSVIPLLLLACSLNLLQKSQAQFRVSRLIGDGMVMQRGAEVPVWGWALPGERVSVILEGRRHSSVADADGRWKVVLGALQPPGPYEMQIQGPGESVVVKDILVGDVWVASGQSNMEWVVADADGIAVEDSAIRHFKVPRSWSDEPEDSLAGGLWEKADAEHIPAFTAVGYYFAHALREHIDVPIGIINTSWGGSRIEPWMSARTLGIDEDTREKLRADDQARKEAVRERLRSRIGVIPESDAGLIDGVAYWADPELDDSAWIEIAVPSTWEAAGFEGVDGVAWYRTELALTEGEIAGGITLGLGMIDDSDISWVNGVEVGRTDNAWNEARRYDVPASVLRAGENVITVRVSDAWGAGGIAGPPETVFVEVGAEQRLLPETWRFMFGQVSLEAVGNKNQLPMLLWNKMIHPLQPFPVNGFIWYQGESNAGSVEDAEVYATLFTDMIQSWRTEWGQGDLPFLWAQLANYMAVDEDPPVSSSWAVLRESQSAALSLPNSGQAILIDIGDSDDIHPRNKQDVGKRLALAALKITYGKNVVHSGPTYGSHEIKDGRVIVRFDHVGDGLVTRGDILSGFAIAGADGRFVWANAQIEEDRIAVWSDDVPEPVAVRYAWGDNPESANLYNSEGLPASPFRTDSWR, encoded by the coding sequence ATGTTACATAAGTCTGTCATCCCGCTTCTACTCCTGGCCTGCTCACTCAATTTGCTTCAGAAATCGCAAGCCCAGTTTCGCGTCTCGCGGCTCATTGGCGATGGCATGGTCATGCAGCGGGGCGCAGAGGTCCCCGTCTGGGGCTGGGCACTGCCCGGCGAGCGAGTGAGTGTGATTCTCGAGGGCCGGCGACACTCATCTGTGGCAGATGCTGACGGGCGCTGGAAAGTCGTGCTCGGTGCGCTGCAGCCCCCGGGACCGTACGAGATGCAGATACAGGGCCCCGGAGAATCTGTGGTTGTCAAAGACATTCTGGTTGGCGACGTGTGGGTGGCGTCGGGACAATCAAACATGGAGTGGGTCGTCGCAGACGCGGATGGTATCGCCGTCGAGGATTCTGCGATTCGTCATTTCAAGGTGCCAAGGTCGTGGTCGGATGAGCCGGAGGATTCGCTGGCCGGAGGTCTCTGGGAGAAAGCCGATGCCGAACACATCCCCGCGTTTACGGCTGTCGGCTACTACTTCGCTCACGCACTGAGGGAGCACATCGATGTCCCTATCGGGATCATCAATACATCCTGGGGTGGAAGCAGGATCGAACCGTGGATGAGCGCAAGAACGCTCGGGATTGATGAAGATACTCGTGAAAAGCTGCGCGCGGACGATCAAGCTCGAAAGGAAGCGGTACGCGAACGTCTGAGGTCGCGCATCGGCGTTATTCCGGAGAGTGACGCAGGCCTTATCGACGGCGTCGCCTACTGGGCGGACCCGGAACTGGACGACAGCGCATGGATTGAGATTGCGGTGCCGTCGACATGGGAGGCGGCGGGCTTCGAAGGAGTAGATGGTGTCGCGTGGTATCGCACCGAACTCGCACTGACGGAGGGTGAAATCGCCGGTGGCATCACGCTTGGACTCGGGATGATCGATGACTCCGACATCAGCTGGGTGAATGGAGTCGAAGTAGGTCGGACGGACAATGCCTGGAATGAGGCCCGCCGCTACGACGTCCCGGCATCTGTCCTTCGAGCGGGCGAGAACGTAATTACCGTGCGGGTTTCCGACGCCTGGGGAGCCGGTGGCATCGCGGGCCCGCCGGAGACCGTTTTCGTCGAGGTTGGAGCTGAGCAGCGTCTGCTTCCGGAGACGTGGCGGTTTATGTTCGGGCAAGTCAGTCTAGAAGCGGTAGGCAACAAGAATCAGCTGCCGATGCTGCTCTGGAACAAAATGATTCATCCGCTTCAGCCGTTTCCCGTCAACGGATTCATCTGGTATCAGGGGGAATCGAACGCGGGCAGTGTCGAGGACGCAGAGGTGTATGCCACGCTCTTCACGGACATGATCCAGAGCTGGCGCACGGAGTGGGGTCAGGGTGATCTTCCGTTCCTGTGGGCTCAACTCGCGAACTACATGGCCGTTGACGAGGATCCACCGGTGTCGAGTAGTTGGGCGGTACTGCGTGAGTCGCAGTCTGCAGCGCTGTCACTCCCGAATTCCGGGCAGGCAATCCTGATCGACATCGGTGATTCGGACGACATTCATCCGCGCAACAAGCAAGACGTCGGGAAGCGTCTGGCCCTGGCTGCGCTTAAGATCACCTATGGCAAGAACGTGGTCCACTCCGGACCCACGTATGGCAGCCATGAAATCAAGGACGGCCGCGTAATCGTCCGGTTTGATCACGTCGGCGACGGGCTCGTGACACGAGGAGATATCTTGAGCGGGTTCGCCATCGCCGGAGCCGATGGTCGCTTTGTCTGGGCGAACGCACAGATCGAAGAAGACCGT
- a CDS encoding T9SS type A sorting domain-containing protein yields MTVINLHDIRSLAIAWMWCAVLAGPALYAGTATAQLERTVGVIHSDAGTFDGYTFFAPRSSYQTFLVDMEGRLVHTWPSDYLIANPAYLMDDGSILRTATFGRGFSRFNAGGVGARVERIDWDGNLVWAYELAGDEAQLHHDIEPLPNGNVLMMAWVYKTREEAIEAGRDSLRITEDGVWPETIIEVRPTGSFGGEIVWQWNVWDHMIQDFDPTRANYGDVAAHPELIDVNFQAERGKDWIHFNSVAYHPELDQIVLSNRGFSEVWIVDHSTSTQEAAGHTGGRYGRGGDLLYRWGNPAAYRAGTETDQVLFGQHHVHWVGPDLVGEDRLLVFNNGFQRPAGAFSSVEELEPPINPDGSYVWPVPSAAFGPAAPVWTYTAPVPTDLYTAILSGAERLPNGNTFVTDGAHGTVLEITPDGDEVWRYISPVVSDTVIVPQYGEIPDEGFNRDANTVFRFYRFGPDHPGLAGRDLTPGLTIEDGALTTAVDETPGGMPRSLSVDAVYPNPFQSTTTITFTSRHAEQARLYVTDVLGRVVRTLADGITPVGQSRLTWDGTDGEGRPVASGLYVIAVESGSDRISRTVTFVR; encoded by the coding sequence ATGACCGTCATCAATTTACACGACATCCGTTCCCTCGCCATCGCCTGGATGTGGTGCGCCGTTCTGGCCGGACCCGCGCTTTATGCGGGCACCGCCACGGCACAGCTGGAAAGGACCGTCGGTGTAATTCACTCCGACGCCGGTACATTTGACGGATACACTTTCTTCGCCCCGCGCTCCTCGTATCAAACCTTCCTGGTCGACATGGAAGGACGGCTCGTCCACACCTGGCCGAGCGACTACCTCATCGCAAATCCCGCCTACTTGATGGATGACGGTAGCATTCTTCGGACAGCAACCTTCGGCCGGGGCTTCTCAAGATTCAACGCGGGCGGCGTCGGTGCGCGTGTAGAACGAATCGACTGGGACGGCAACCTGGTCTGGGCATACGAACTGGCCGGCGACGAGGCTCAGCTGCATCACGACATCGAGCCGCTGCCAAACGGTAATGTTCTGATGATGGCCTGGGTATACAAGACGCGCGAGGAAGCCATCGAAGCCGGACGGGACAGTTTGCGGATCACAGAAGATGGAGTGTGGCCGGAGACGATTATCGAAGTGAGGCCGACAGGGTCGTTCGGCGGAGAAATCGTGTGGCAGTGGAACGTCTGGGATCACATGATTCAGGATTTTGATCCGACCCGCGCCAACTACGGCGACGTGGCTGCACACCCGGAACTGATCGACGTCAATTTCCAGGCCGAACGCGGCAAGGATTGGATTCACTTCAATTCCGTCGCATATCATCCCGAATTGGACCAGATCGTACTGAGCAATAGAGGCTTCAGTGAGGTCTGGATCGTCGATCACAGCACGTCCACGCAGGAGGCTGCCGGGCATACCGGTGGTCGATACGGTCGGGGTGGCGATCTGCTGTACCGGTGGGGAAACCCCGCAGCCTACAGAGCCGGCACCGAAACGGACCAGGTTCTATTTGGCCAGCACCACGTGCACTGGGTTGGGCCTGACCTGGTTGGCGAAGATCGTCTGTTGGTCTTTAACAACGGATTCCAGCGGCCTGCAGGCGCTTTCTCGTCTGTTGAAGAACTGGAGCCACCCATCAATCCTGACGGTTCCTACGTCTGGCCCGTGCCGTCCGCCGCATTCGGGCCGGCCGCTCCCGTCTGGACGTACACGGCACCGGTCCCAACCGACCTCTATACGGCCATCCTGTCGGGCGCGGAGCGGCTGCCAAACGGGAACACGTTTGTGACGGACGGAGCGCACGGAACAGTTCTCGAAATCACACCGGATGGTGATGAAGTCTGGCGATACATAAGTCCCGTGGTCTCGGACACCGTCATTGTACCTCAGTACGGAGAAATCCCTGACGAGGGATTCAACCGTGACGCCAACACAGTATTTCGCTTCTACCGGTTTGGCCCAGATCATCCCGGTCTGGCCGGACGGGATCTCACGCCCGGACTCACGATAGAGGACGGAGCTCTGACGACAGCCGTGGACGAGACGCCGGGCGGGATGCCACGGTCGCTTAGCGTGGATGCCGTGTACCCGAACCCGTTTCAGTCCACCACGACGATTACGTTCACGAGTCGTCACGCGGAGCAAGCCAGACTATATGTGACGGATGTGCTCGGTCGCGTCGTGCGCACTCTTGCCGATGGCATCACGCCTGTCGGTCAGAGCCGACTAACGTGGGACGGAACTGATGGCGAAGGTCGACCAGTGGCCTCCGGGCTGTATGTCATCGCGGTCGAGTCCGGATCAGATCGAATCTCTCGAACCGTTACGTTCGTGCGCTGA
- a CDS encoding DUF1295 domain-containing protein, giving the protein MKHAFEVSGLNLSVVLGLMFLLWLLSLLRKDASIVDPFWGAGFVVIAWVTSMFVESHSERSWLLVALTTIWGLRLTGFLLWRNLGKPEDYRYAEMRQKHGQRFPIVSLMTVFMLQGVLMWLVSWPVQFGQMSVAASFGLLDAAGVVLWATGMLFETVGDYQLSRFKSDPSNRGQVLDTGFWRYTRHPNYFGDFCVWWGLYLIAASAGVWWTVVGPLLMSYLLLRFSGVSLLESTIVDRRPSYRSYIERTNAFFPGPPKREE; this is encoded by the coding sequence ATGAAGCACGCATTTGAGGTTTCGGGGCTCAACCTGAGCGTGGTGCTGGGCCTGATGTTCTTGCTATGGTTGCTGAGTCTCCTTCGGAAAGATGCAAGCATTGTTGACCCGTTCTGGGGTGCCGGCTTCGTAGTTATCGCGTGGGTGACATCGATGTTCGTCGAATCCCACTCGGAACGATCGTGGCTGCTCGTCGCACTGACGACAATCTGGGGCCTGCGATTGACGGGTTTCTTGCTCTGGCGCAACCTCGGCAAGCCCGAGGACTATCGCTACGCCGAAATGCGACAGAAACACGGCCAGCGATTCCCAATTGTGAGTCTGATGACTGTCTTCATGCTGCAGGGTGTGCTCATGTGGCTGGTGTCGTGGCCCGTGCAGTTCGGTCAGATGTCTGTCGCGGCTTCATTCGGGCTGCTGGACGCGGCGGGTGTTGTTCTCTGGGCAACGGGTATGCTCTTTGAAACGGTCGGCGACTACCAGCTGAGTCGGTTCAAGTCCGATCCATCGAATCGGGGGCAAGTGCTCGACACTGGTTTTTGGCGATATACGAGACATCCGAATTACTTCGGTGACTTCTGTGTGTGGTGGGGACTGTACCTGATCGCCGCATCTGCCGGCGTGTGGTGGACGGTCGTGGGGCCGCTGCTGATGAGTTACCTGCTGCTTCGGTTCTCCGGCGTCAGCCTGCTGGAGAGCACGATCGTGGACCGGCGACCATCGTACCGGTCGTACATCGAGCGGACGAACGCCTTCTTCCCGGGTCCGCCGAAGAGAGAAGAGTGA
- a CDS encoding beta-glucuronidase gives MSRYSLLLLLSALSLPVVAQQVQITNVDARSAISLDGDWSSIIDPYENGYYNYRYEPHANGYFRNQKPQSPSDLVEYDFDTSPVLAVPGDWNSQRPELLLYEGTIWYKRSFGYDLPAKRRAFLHFGGANYEARVYLNGNELGVHSGGFTPFAYEVTDRLRGESNDLVVKVDNRRRRDGVPTVNTDWWNYGGLTRKVRVIEVPDTFIRDYVVQLAPAQPDRVTGWVQLDGPDAKQTVTVRIPTADVEHEVQTDADGYASFSFSADLRRWSPDDPHLYEVVVESRTDRVIDQIGFRTVTTRGSQVLLNGEPIFMRGISIHEEAPLRGGRAHHVEDARTLLGWARELGCNFVRLAHYPHNETMVREADRMGLLVWSEIPVYWTILWDNPETFALAMRQLEEMIARDRNRASVVIWSVANETPRTPSRLTFLNRLIDRARELDGTRLISAATELSYDADRVIVDDPLAASLDVIGANEYVGWYSRRVEDIGQLKWESEFEKPLIMSEFGGGAKYGLHGDAGTRWTEEYQAELYRQQVGMLERIPFLAGMSPWILMDFRSPRRPLPGVQDFWNRKGLLSERGDRKLAFYVLQGFYRDLQVRDHLRR, from the coding sequence TTGTCGCGATACAGCCTGCTACTTCTATTGTCCGCCCTCTCGCTTCCCGTTGTCGCACAACAGGTCCAGATCACGAATGTTGATGCACGGTCTGCCATATCGCTGGATGGGGACTGGTCGTCCATAATCGATCCCTATGAGAACGGCTACTACAACTACCGATACGAGCCTCACGCCAACGGCTATTTCCGAAATCAGAAGCCGCAGTCACCTTCGGATCTGGTCGAATATGACTTCGACACGAGCCCTGTCCTGGCGGTGCCGGGTGACTGGAACTCCCAGCGTCCGGAGCTGCTCCTCTACGAGGGCACGATCTGGTACAAGCGATCTTTCGGATATGATCTGCCTGCGAAGCGTCGCGCGTTTTTGCACTTCGGTGGAGCGAACTACGAGGCACGCGTATATCTGAACGGTAACGAACTTGGTGTCCATTCGGGAGGCTTTACGCCTTTCGCCTACGAAGTGACGGACCGCCTTCGAGGAGAGTCCAACGACCTCGTCGTCAAAGTCGACAACAGGCGCAGACGCGACGGTGTCCCGACCGTGAATACCGACTGGTGGAACTATGGCGGGCTTACGCGAAAGGTTCGGGTGATTGAGGTTCCGGATACGTTCATCCGCGACTATGTAGTGCAGTTGGCACCCGCCCAGCCGGACCGTGTGACTGGATGGGTACAGCTTGACGGCCCGGATGCGAAGCAGACCGTGACGGTCCGCATACCGACTGCGGATGTGGAGCACGAGGTGCAGACGGACGCCGATGGTTATGCGTCTTTCAGTTTTTCGGCCGATCTGCGACGGTGGTCGCCCGACGATCCTCACCTTTACGAGGTGGTTGTTGAATCGCGAACCGACCGGGTCATTGATCAGATCGGATTCAGAACCGTGACGACGAGAGGATCGCAGGTACTGCTCAACGGGGAGCCGATCTTCATGCGTGGAATCTCAATTCACGAAGAAGCTCCTTTGCGGGGCGGACGCGCGCATCATGTCGAAGACGCGCGGACGCTGCTGGGCTGGGCCCGCGAACTTGGGTGCAACTTCGTGCGGCTCGCCCACTATCCGCACAACGAGACCATGGTCAGGGAGGCTGACCGTATGGGCCTCCTTGTGTGGTCGGAAATCCCTGTGTACTGGACGATCCTATGGGATAACCCGGAGACATTTGCGCTTGCCATGCGCCAACTCGAGGAGATGATCGCCCGAGACAGGAATCGCGCCTCGGTAGTGATCTGGTCGGTGGCAAACGAGACGCCCCGAACACCATCCCGACTCACGTTTCTCAACCGTCTTATCGATCGCGCTCGAGAGCTCGACGGGACACGGCTGATTTCCGCGGCGACAGAGCTGTCGTATGACGCAGACCGCGTAATCGTGGATGATCCCCTTGCAGCATCGCTCGACGTCATCGGAGCCAACGAGTATGTCGGCTGGTACAGTCGACGGGTCGAGGACATCGGGCAACTGAAGTGGGAGAGTGAGTTTGAAAAACCGTTGATCATGAGTGAGTTTGGCGGCGGTGCCAAGTATGGATTGCACGGAGACGCCGGTACGCGGTGGACGGAGGAGTATCAGGCCGAGCTCTACAGACAGCAGGTCGGCATGCTGGAGCGGATTCCGTTTCTCGCGGGCATGAGTCCGTGGATCCTCATGGACTTCAGGTCGCCACGGCGGCCGCTGCCGGGTGTCCAGGACTTTTGGAACCGAAAGGGTCTCCTCTCGGAGCGCGGCGATCGCAAGCTGGCGTTCTATGTACTGCAGGGTTTCTATCGGGATCTACAGGTGCGAGATCATTTGCGTCGCTAG
- a CDS encoding GMC family oxidoreductase yields the protein MAARTLCEAGVRVVMLEAGAMWDPVNDGHMFDWNYDSPRRGASSKERPFGEFDGCIGGWDIEGEPYTRADGTEWDWFRARMLGGRTNHWGRISLRFGPDDFRRKSIDGEGDDWPITYKDLEPYYDRLDRLVGIFGSRDNFYNAPDGVFLPPPKPRCYELLVRQGCERIGIPVLASRLSILTKSMNGRAACHYCGQCGRGCATNSNFSSTSVFLPPALETGNLTIVPNAMAREVMTDAEGRATGVSYVDTISFQEYQVNARVVILAASACETARLLLNSKSSRHPNGLANSSDVVGRYLMDSTGAGVTGFFPQLLDHVPHNGDGVGGAHIYIPWWLERERTAFLRGYHMEVWGGRGMPGYGALNGVQHLNGQMAVANGKARSKGGGGFGLQLKEDYRSLYGAVIGLEGRGEMIARRENHCAIDPDVVDKYGIPVLRFDVRWSDQEIRQVKHFHETAREIIHAMGGTPVGDMPGAAENYGILAPGRIIHEVGVTRMGTDAKTSALNADCQAHDVDNLFVADAGPFVSQPHKNPTWTIMALAMRTSEFVAEELSRRNL from the coding sequence ATGGCAGCACGTACGCTCTGCGAAGCGGGAGTTCGCGTCGTCATGCTGGAGGCTGGGGCGATGTGGGATCCGGTCAACGACGGACACATGTTCGACTGGAATTATGATTCGCCGCGTCGCGGTGCCTCGTCGAAGGAAAGGCCATTCGGAGAATTCGACGGATGCATTGGCGGATGGGACATCGAGGGTGAACCGTATACGCGTGCGGATGGCACGGAATGGGATTGGTTTCGGGCCCGCATGCTCGGAGGCAGAACAAACCACTGGGGCCGTATCTCGCTGAGATTCGGTCCGGACGATTTCCGCCGCAAGAGCATCGACGGAGAAGGCGACGACTGGCCGATCACGTACAAGGATCTCGAACCGTACTACGACCGTCTCGATCGACTTGTAGGCATTTTCGGGTCGCGCGACAACTTCTACAACGCGCCGGATGGTGTTTTCCTGCCGCCGCCGAAACCGCGGTGTTATGAACTGTTGGTGCGTCAGGGCTGCGAGCGGATCGGTATTCCTGTGCTTGCCTCTCGACTCTCGATCCTGACGAAATCGATGAACGGCCGGGCCGCGTGTCATTACTGCGGACAGTGCGGACGCGGCTGCGCTACCAATTCTAACTTCTCGAGCACTTCGGTCTTTCTTCCGCCGGCACTCGAGACCGGTAATCTCACGATCGTGCCAAACGCCATGGCTCGTGAAGTGATGACAGACGCGGAAGGTCGGGCCACGGGTGTGTCGTACGTGGATACGATATCCTTTCAGGAATACCAGGTCAATGCACGCGTCGTGATTCTGGCCGCCAGTGCTTGCGAGACGGCCCGGCTTCTTCTCAATTCGAAATCGTCCCGACATCCGAACGGCCTGGCAAATTCCAGTGACGTCGTAGGTCGCTACCTGATGGATTCGACGGGCGCCGGCGTCACGGGATTCTTTCCGCAACTGCTGGATCACGTGCCGCACAACGGAGACGGTGTCGGCGGGGCGCACATTTACATTCCGTGGTGGCTTGAACGCGAGCGCACGGCGTTTCTTCGTGGCTACCATATGGAGGTGTGGGGCGGTCGTGGCATGCCCGGCTATGGCGCGCTCAATGGCGTTCAGCATCTGAACGGACAGATGGCAGTCGCGAATGGCAAGGCTCGGAGCAAGGGCGGCGGAGGATTCGGACTCCAATTGAAGGAAGACTACAGGAGCCTGTATGGTGCGGTGATCGGACTGGAGGGGCGCGGCGAGATGATAGCTCGCCGCGAAAACCACTGCGCCATCGATCCCGATGTCGTCGACAAATACGGTATCCCCGTATTGCGGTTTGACGTCAGGTGGAGCGATCAGGAGATTCGTCAGGTGAAGCATTTTCACGAGACGGCCCGTGAAATCATCCATGCGATGGGTGGAACACCGGTTGGTGACATGCCCGGAGCTGCCGAGAACTACGGGATTCTGGCGCCCGGGCGGATCATTCACGAAGTGGGCGTCACGCGCATGGGGACGGACGCGAAGACGTCGGCGCTGAATGCAGACTGCCAGGCGCATGACGTCGACAATCTGTTTGTCGCCGATGCCGGTCCGTTCGTGTCGCAGCCCCACAAGAACCCGACGTGGACAATCATGGCGCTCGCTATGCGGACGTCGGAGTTCGTCGCCGAAGAACTGAGCCGTCGCAACCTTTAG
- a CDS encoding aldo/keto reductase: protein MRTRRLGFTDLELTTVGLGTWAIGGPWDFGWGPQDDAESVATIHRALDLGINWMDTAPAYGLGHSEEIVGKAIRGRRDDVIVATKCGLVWDNPSTRSVESRLKAASVRKEAEASLRRLQVDVIDLYQIHWPNPEVDLEEAWEEIARLVEEGKVRYAGVSNFSIEQIERARRIHPVASLQPPYSMVQRSVERDLLDYCLENEIGVVVYSPMQAGLLTGKFSRDLFAALPEDDWRRKNSQFQDPDFGATLALVDRLRPVAERAGRSLAELAIAWVLRRPAVTAAIVGARRPDQIEQTSNAGNWQLTSAQVDTIEELLATREAGIGS, encoded by the coding sequence ATGCGGACGCGCAGGCTTGGCTTTACTGACCTTGAACTGACTACGGTGGGACTCGGCACGTGGGCCATTGGCGGTCCATGGGATTTCGGCTGGGGCCCACAGGACGACGCAGAATCGGTCGCGACGATTCATCGCGCTCTCGATCTCGGGATCAACTGGATGGACACGGCACCGGCCTATGGCCTTGGGCATTCAGAAGAGATTGTAGGAAAGGCGATTAGAGGCAGACGTGATGACGTCATTGTGGCGACGAAGTGCGGTCTGGTGTGGGATAATCCATCGACACGTTCCGTTGAAAGCCGGCTGAAGGCGGCGAGTGTGAGGAAGGAGGCGGAGGCGAGTCTGCGGAGATTGCAGGTCGACGTAATCGACTTGTATCAGATTCACTGGCCGAATCCCGAGGTCGATCTGGAGGAGGCATGGGAGGAAATCGCTCGGCTGGTCGAGGAGGGCAAGGTGCGCTACGCAGGCGTGTCGAACTTTTCGATCGAGCAGATTGAGAGGGCTCGCAGAATACATCCGGTTGCGTCGCTTCAGCCACCGTACAGCATGGTGCAGCGGAGTGTGGAGAGGGATCTGCTGGATTATTGCCTGGAGAACGAGATCGGTGTTGTGGTCTACAGTCCTATGCAGGCCGGATTGCTCACAGGAAAGTTCTCGCGGGATTTGTTTGCGGCACTTCCTGAGGACGACTGGCGTCGCAAGAATTCCCAGTTTCAGGATCCCGACTTCGGCGCGACGCTCGCACTCGTCGATCGATTGCGGCCTGTTGCAGAGCGTGCAGGAAGGTCGCTGGCCGAGTTGGCGATCGCGTGGGTGCTGAGGAGACCTGCGGTGACGGCAGCGATCGTCGGCGCGCGGCGACCGGACCAGATAGAGCAAACGTCTAACGCCGGCAACTGGCAGTTGACCTCGGCTCAGGTCGATACGATCGAGGAACTCCTTGCGACGCGCGAGGCCGGGATCGGCTCCTGA
- a CDS encoding M15 family metallopeptidase: MLRTLRAVAAGRWPRAARRLDTVCALALGLSVLFGVAPSSAQTSPGLVSISELDSTIVLDIRYASNDNFVGTRIDGYEDPVCLLSAPAARALVEANRILAGMGFRLGVFDCYRPQRGVDHFVRWSRYALDQKMKGVYYPNVDKKLLFELGYIASRSGHSRASTADVGMLVSADSSADGPLEWVDMGTPFDYFDPLSHTDAPGLSREQRYHRDILRDAMREAGFRNYAKEWWHYTLIDEPYRDQYFDVVVKVPRD; this comes from the coding sequence ATGTTACGCACGTTGAGAGCCGTCGCTGCCGGGCGATGGCCTCGCGCGGCGCGCCGTCTGGATACGGTTTGTGCTCTTGCGCTGGGTCTATCTGTCTTGTTCGGAGTCGCACCATCGAGTGCGCAGACATCACCGGGCCTTGTCTCGATATCGGAGTTGGATTCGACGATCGTGCTGGACATTCGCTACGCGTCGAACGACAACTTCGTCGGTACGCGCATCGACGGCTACGAGGACCCGGTCTGTTTGTTGTCGGCGCCGGCCGCAAGGGCGCTCGTCGAAGCGAATCGGATTCTGGCCGGCATGGGATTTCGTCTCGGCGTGTTCGACTGCTATCGACCGCAGCGCGGAGTTGATCACTTTGTGCGTTGGTCCCGCTACGCACTCGACCAGAAGATGAAAGGCGTCTACTATCCGAATGTCGACAAGAAGCTGTTGTTCGAACTCGGCTACATTGCGTCACGGTCGGGTCACAGCCGCGCCAGTACAGCCGATGTCGGAATGTTGGTCTCGGCAGATTCTTCCGCCGATGGACCGCTTGAGTGGGTCGATATGGGCACGCCGTTTGACTACTTCGACCCATTATCTCACACCGACGCTCCCGGGCTTAGTCGGGAGCAACGTTACCACCGCGACATCCTGAGAGATGCCATGCGAGAGGCAGGCTTTCGGAACTACGCGAAAGAGTGGTGGCACTATACGCTGATCGACGAGCCGTATCGCGACCAGTATTTCGACGTCGTGGTTAAGGTCCCGCGGGACTGA
- a CDS encoding gluconate 2-dehydrogenase subunit 3 family protein translates to MDRRDSLKLIALTPFVGGLACRQAAKTPGAVPGVTAESVFVDYEIQFFSEAEFRTVRLLADMIIPRDDRSGGASDAYVPEFIDFTVNDRPDLRTPIRGGIHWLDSVCRRRFGSAFSDCSEADQAAMLEDIAFPDVAPLEYRAGVQFFNSFRDLVASGFWSSRMGVDDLQYTGNVALASWDGCPVEALDRLGVSYD, encoded by the coding sequence ATGGACAGAAGAGACTCTTTGAAACTGATTGCTCTCACGCCCTTTGTGGGCGGGCTCGCCTGTCGGCAGGCAGCGAAAACGCCGGGTGCTGTGCCGGGCGTGACTGCTGAGAGCGTGTTTGTTGACTATGAGATACAGTTCTTCTCGGAGGCAGAATTTCGGACCGTGCGGCTGTTGGCCGACATGATCATTCCACGGGATGATCGCTCGGGTGGCGCGTCGGACGCGTACGTGCCCGAGTTCATCGATTTCACGGTGAACGATCGGCCGGATCTGCGGACGCCGATTCGCGGCGGCATTCACTGGCTCGACAGCGTATGTCGTCGCCGGTTTGGATCCGCCTTCTCGGATTGTTCGGAGGCGGACCAGGCGGCCATGCTCGAGGATATAGCGTTCCCGGATGTTGCTCCGCTTGAGTACAGGGCCGGAGTGCAGTTCTTCAATTCGTTTCGCGATCTGGTGGCGTCGGGGTTCTGGTCGAGTCGCATGGGTGTTGACGATCTTCAGTATACCGGCAATGTGGCGCTGGCGAGTTGGGACGGATGTCCGGTCGAGGCCCTGGACCGGCTCGGCGTGTCGTACGACTGA